From the genome of Hymenobacter cellulosilyticus, one region includes:
- a CDS encoding DUF5458 family protein encodes MATENQDIASTAGAARERELAPRLEQNAQALAKFGGFDLLETTIDGASNLNPEKKARKKIFLTEESKKADRQQLKKRLALWHSVLSESDSVADAVQKSEEKVESAKNQLTDNLKKAIEATHDLEQAYRSVTLFYRNTDQNEIKNISILNADKEQLQDLDNTTFIDAVSDELEQNYDRLDLRDNYSLLVIPGYLGSNKVIDKWAKIAHKNKVMMVTDFEHYDSPDDVIELFDEANLTGAEAHKSNVIMACNWLVGRGKLEEVGEEEDLFVPPSSALAGRIYSTLASQVTAGRKHGTLNEVDGVRFPLRKSEIANMEKIGLVPMVNEYGRVMAFSAKTLFNGDNIGLQTYSVVRVFDHVTKVLIDFLNRRAFENWDHNVRMDIQSQIVRFLDGIAGPGKLIEKFSIKKFERDPNQKDRILLDIHMVPYFPAKTFLVSLDGTKGDDPDAPGRDWNAEYKQQ; translated from the coding sequence ATGGCCACCGAAAACCAAGATATTGCCTCCACTGCCGGCGCTGCCCGGGAACGGGAACTCGCGCCGCGCCTTGAACAGAATGCGCAGGCCCTGGCCAAGTTTGGCGGCTTCGACCTGCTCGAAACCACCATCGACGGGGCTTCCAACCTAAATCCGGAGAAGAAAGCTCGTAAAAAAATCTTCCTGACGGAGGAAAGCAAGAAGGCCGACCGGCAGCAGCTTAAAAAGCGGCTGGCTTTGTGGCACTCCGTGCTCAGCGAGTCTGATTCGGTGGCTGATGCAGTGCAGAAAAGCGAGGAAAAGGTAGAGTCGGCTAAAAACCAGCTCACCGATAACCTGAAGAAGGCCATTGAGGCTACTCATGATCTGGAGCAGGCGTACCGCTCAGTAACGCTGTTTTACCGCAATACCGACCAGAACGAAATCAAGAACATCTCCATCCTCAATGCCGACAAGGAGCAGCTGCAGGACCTGGATAATACCACGTTCATTGACGCCGTTTCGGACGAGCTGGAGCAGAACTACGACCGGCTTGACTTGCGCGACAACTATTCGCTGCTGGTAATCCCAGGCTACCTGGGCTCTAATAAAGTCATTGACAAGTGGGCTAAAATCGCGCATAAGAACAAGGTGATGATGGTCACCGACTTCGAGCACTATGATTCTCCCGACGACGTCATTGAGCTATTCGACGAGGCCAACCTGACCGGTGCCGAAGCGCATAAGTCCAACGTCATTATGGCTTGCAACTGGCTGGTAGGCCGGGGCAAGCTGGAAGAAGTAGGCGAGGAGGAAGATTTGTTTGTGCCCCCATCCTCAGCCCTGGCCGGACGCATTTACAGCACCCTGGCGTCCCAAGTAACGGCTGGCCGTAAGCACGGTACACTCAATGAAGTGGATGGCGTACGCTTCCCATTGCGCAAGAGTGAGATTGCCAACATGGAAAAAATCGGTCTGGTACCGATGGTTAATGAGTATGGACGCGTAATGGCCTTCTCGGCCAAGACCTTGTTCAATGGCGACAATATCGGCCTGCAGACCTACTCGGTAGTGCGCGTGTTCGACCACGTCACCAAGGTGCTCATCGACTTCCTGAACCGCCGGGCTTTCGAAAACTGGGACCACAACGTGCGCATGGACATTCAAAGCCAGATCGTGCGTTTCCTGGATGGTATTGCTGGCCCGGGTAAGCTCATCGAGAAATTCTCCATCAAGAAGTTTGAGCGGGACCCCAATCAAAAGGACCGCATTTTGCTCGACATTCACATGGTGCCCTATTTCCCGGCGAAGACCTTCTTGGTGTCCCTGGATGGCACCAAAGGTGACGACCCAGATGCGCCGGGCCGTGACTGGAATGCCGAGTATAAGCAGCAGTAG
- the tssD gene encoding type VI secretion system tube protein TssD: MASFSAFFNAAGSGDCEVVSCSYSFDQAIDDKGRPSSKVQGGTIKVTIVSTDSASLTSWMLDPYKRESGKIIFKRIDQDSTLKEISFEEAYCVSYAEHFDARGADTNTSMTLSLTISANKINANGAVLDNKWV, from the coding sequence ATGGCATCATTTAGTGCATTTTTCAACGCCGCTGGCAGCGGTGACTGTGAAGTAGTAAGCTGCAGCTACTCCTTCGACCAGGCAATCGACGACAAAGGTCGTCCTTCGTCCAAAGTGCAAGGTGGTACCATCAAGGTTACCATCGTCTCGACCGACAGCGCGTCGCTGACCAGCTGGATGCTGGATCCGTACAAGCGGGAGAGCGGTAAAATCATCTTCAAGCGTATCGACCAGGATTCGACCTTGAAGGAGATTTCTTTCGAGGAAGCCTACTGCGTAAGCTACGCTGAGCATTTCGACGCTCGTGGTGCTGACACCAACACCTCGATGACGCTGAGCTTGACCATTTCGGCCAACAAGATCAACGCCAACGGCGCTGTTCTGGACAATAAGTGGGTATAA
- a CDS encoding imm11 family protein — MQIHKFIEDSDQYSVPFDWDDDDNIDYVSNIVDTYFDKYQRVGDNWQPTLFGIIAPRVKVGDLGTLAGSERIVFSQRAVDALRPLLGTSVELLPYPTEIGTYYLVNVLDVGDYLDKNRTKCREILPNGLCAGISKFVFQADLLRGKHIFRIPDSPVFRYVSDEFIAACRKHNLTGIDMTEEVKVWDSAIV; from the coding sequence ATGCAGATTCACAAATTCATAGAAGATTCCGATCAGTACAGCGTCCCATTTGATTGGGACGACGACGACAATATCGACTACGTGAGCAACATCGTGGACACGTACTTCGATAAATATCAGCGGGTCGGTGATAACTGGCAGCCAACCTTATTTGGCATAATCGCCCCCCGTGTGAAAGTGGGCGACCTGGGTACGTTAGCGGGAAGTGAGCGTATCGTTTTCAGTCAGCGAGCTGTAGATGCTCTACGACCTCTCTTGGGCACAAGTGTAGAACTGCTGCCTTACCCAACTGAGATAGGAACTTACTATCTCGTTAACGTACTAGACGTAGGGGACTATTTAGATAAGAATAGAACAAAGTGTCGAGAAATCCTGCCTAACGGACTGTGTGCCGGTATCAGTAAATTTGTATTTCAAGCTGATTTGTTACGCGGCAAACACATCTTCAGAATTCCGGATAGTCCAGTGTTTCGATACGTTTCTGATGAATTCATCGCCGCCTGTCGCAAGCATAACCTAACTGGCATTGATATGACAGAAGAGGTGAAGGTCTGGGATTCGGCAATTGTTTAG
- a CDS encoding immunity protein YezG family protein, with product MTDEIQDLFEHIGQLAIDSVPTDEWDTIKIEIKAVRSFVERTVIYSHHEKTPEPKTFGIKDKELEYDTRITPSFERLRQLMYDEAPFRGAWYTAVMTITPDGKFETEFDYEQKPAFDYEASAEEYSVDFEHFPRNEKSTPEWLKEIVQQFGLSYHEPEPLS from the coding sequence ATGACTGACGAAATCCAAGATTTATTTGAGCATATTGGTCAACTGGCTATTGATAGTGTGCCAACTGATGAGTGGGATACTATTAAAATAGAAATAAAAGCAGTGAGAAGCTTTGTGGAGCGAACTGTCATTTACAGCCATCACGAAAAGACTCCTGAGCCAAAGACTTTTGGAATAAAAGACAAGGAATTAGAATATGATACCCGTATCACACCTAGTTTCGAGCGACTGCGGCAACTCATGTATGATGAGGCACCTTTCCGTGGGGCCTGGTATACTGCAGTAATGACCATTACGCCAGATGGCAAGTTTGAAACTGAATTTGATTATGAACAAAAACCGGCGTTTGATTATGAGGCAAGTGCGGAAGAGTACAGTGTAGACTTCGAGCACTTCCCGCGCAACGAGAAAAGTACACCGGAGTGGCTGAAAGAAATTGTGCAGCAGTTCGGCCTGTCCTACCACGAGCCCGAACCGCTAAGCTAA
- a CDS encoding DNA/RNA non-specific endonuclease: MGPGQLLAHNKGDALTELVDIGAGVFKKRLKPNTTYVRSGYEYATDAYGRIRRAKGKLRIEPKATRLRDEYMQGVVGVKDGRKADDVGGHLIGDQFGGTGNNANVVAMDKLVNNYHKGRWGQMEKAWAKAIKEGKTVEVDIEAIYKDASARPHSFEVTEWINGVEKTHTINNF, translated from the coding sequence TTGGGCCCCGGGCAACTGCTGGCCCACAACAAGGGCGACGCGCTGACGGAGCTGGTCGATATCGGGGCCGGGGTGTTCAAAAAGCGCCTCAAGCCCAACACCACCTACGTGCGTAGCGGCTACGAGTACGCCACTGATGCTTACGGCCGCATCCGGAGAGCGAAGGGCAAGTTGCGCATTGAGCCTAAAGCTACCCGCCTACGTGACGAATATATGCAGGGTGTAGTAGGAGTCAAAGATGGCCGCAAAGCCGATGATGTGGGAGGGCACTTGATTGGTGACCAGTTTGGGGGCACCGGAAACAATGCCAACGTGGTGGCGATGGATAAACTCGTTAACAACTACCACAAAGGCAGGTGGGGACAGATGGAAAAGGCCTGGGCCAAAGCGATTAAAGAAGGTAAAACAGTGGAAGTGGATATTGAGGCTATCTATAAGGATGCTAGTGCCCGGCCACATAGCTTCGAAGTGACCGAATGGATTAATGGGGTAGAAAAAACACATACCATTAACAACTTCTAA
- a CDS encoding immunity protein YezG family protein codes for MTDEIQDLFQHIGQLAVDSVPTDDWNIVTITIRAIRSYVEENGTFTHPEKQLTPKTFIIIDRHLEYDERMTPSFEKLRQLMYEEAPFRGAWYSAVMTITAEGKFDTEFEYEQKPKFDYMPVPEAFAQDFEHFPRNEESTPDWLKEIVQQFGLSYHEPEPLS; via the coding sequence ATGACTGACGAAATCCAAGACCTATTTCAGCACATTGGCCAGTTGGCTGTTGATAGTGTGCCCACGGATGACTGGAATATAGTTACAATAACTATTAGAGCTATTAGGTCTTATGTTGAAGAGAATGGCACATTTACGCACCCAGAAAAACAGCTCACACCCAAAACATTTATAATTATTGACCGGCACCTAGAATATGACGAGCGAATGACTCCTAGCTTTGAGAAGCTGCGTCAGTTGATGTATGAGGAAGCGCCGTTTCGTGGAGCCTGGTACTCAGCCGTGATGACCATCACAGCCGAGGGCAAGTTCGATACCGAGTTTGAGTACGAGCAGAAACCCAAGTTTGATTATATGCCGGTTCCCGAAGCGTTTGCCCAGGACTTCGAGCACTTCCCGCGCAACGAGGAAAGCACCCCGGACTGGCTAAAGGAAATCGTGCAGCAATTCGGCCTGTCCTACCATGAGCCCGAACCGCTAAGCTAG
- a CDS encoding DNA/RNA non-specific endonuclease, with translation MAVEGDYRNIEDIRVGDLVWDWAWDEATQAMDWKSVTEVFRTQAEEIAELHFADEPAPLRVTPAHWLYAEPQGWTAAGDLQPGDRIRRRQGEAVAVVSTQIRVQAEPVYNLEVADWHTYFAGPWQLLAHNKCDALTELVDIGAGVFKKRLKPNHTYVRNGYEYATDAYGRIRKAAGELRIEPKATRARTQNPKAAERMQGLAGKNDGRQAGDAGGHLIGDQFGGIGNNANLVAMKHEGVNAYPNGTWGSMEKAWADALARGEKVYVDIEPIYKDATAKPHSFSIIEIINGVSNKRTINNF, from the coding sequence GTGGCCGTCGAGGGCGACTACCGCAACATCGAGGATATCCGCGTAGGCGACCTGGTCTGGGACTGGGCCTGGGACGAGGCGACCCAGGCCATGGACTGGAAATCCGTCACGGAGGTATTTCGAACCCAAGCCGAGGAAATAGCCGAGCTGCACTTCGCCGACGAGCCCGCCCCCTTACGCGTCACGCCGGCCCACTGGCTGTACGCCGAACCGCAGGGCTGGACGGCCGCCGGTGATTTGCAGCCTGGCGACCGTATCCGGCGGCGGCAGGGTGAAGCCGTTGCCGTGGTCAGCACACAGATTCGAGTGCAGGCCGAACCCGTCTACAACTTGGAGGTAGCCGACTGGCACACCTACTTTGCCGGCCCCTGGCAGCTGCTGGCCCACAACAAGTGCGACGCGCTGACCGAGCTGGTCGATATCGGGGCCGGGGTATTCAAAAAGCGTCTCAAGCCCAACCATACCTATGTACGTAACGGCTATGAGTACGCCACCGATGCCTACGGCCGTATTAGGAAAGCTGCCGGAGAGTTGCGCATCGAACCCAAAGCCACACGGGCCCGGACGCAAAATCCGAAAGCGGCCGAACGCATGCAGGGTCTAGCCGGCAAGAACGACGGGCGGCAGGCCGGGGATGCCGGCGGGCACCTGATTGGCGACCAGTTTGGTGGGATCGGCAACAACGCTAACCTGGTGGCCATGAAGCACGAAGGGGTCAATGCCTACCCCAACGGCACCTGGGGCAGTATGGAAAAGGCTTGGGCCGATGCCTTGGCTAGAGGTGAAAAGGTGTATGTAGATATCGAACCTATCTACAAGGATGCTACGGCCAAGCCTCATAGTTTTAGTATCATTGAAATCATTAATGGGGTGTCAAATAAACGTACAATCAACAACTTTTAA
- a CDS encoding polymorphic toxin-type HINT domain-containing protein, with product MSHPLEYVITGALMKCSQGTVPMPFKATPRTSKIAGMMAGNALDKVPLVNIPSFVICQKLTQMAGGTPTPCMPAPTMWQDTYPAKVGGAEALLFRSCINCPVGQGKIEFLTSGQLPLPPDVSQDLKEVEQDAQESLEAAEKEKNSVGEASFAEGLIPIWGSGRDLIHAAQTGDKMGVALNAAFLVWDVASVAAGVLSFGTATAGMMAGKAGVRAALKAGGKVAMSAAKKKLAATAAKALALKKGIPTALKAFSKKVPKLCVTACFPAGTPVAVQDGYKNIEDIRVGDLVWAWHEETGNLALKPVTQTMCRESDAIIELRLGTDTVQATPEHPFWANGAWKQAGELVEGDELLRSDGQTMPVREVTHHTEQPTTVYNFEVADWHTYLVSWWMLVVHNTTICLKGTAKKIAKAAKSKKKALIPSPTKVKSKRLQYLGRTPGKKSSTGKAVIKRMEGEKKIRELTAGKKEVLGPDGNWYDIDKTDMGHLDDAVSWWNREGRQYGAKSKEVRDWMKDAKNYELEPSSINRSRGAQLTETYLPPLK from the coding sequence ATGTCGCATCCACTCGAATACGTCATTACCGGGGCTTTAATGAAATGTAGCCAGGGCACGGTACCGATGCCCTTCAAAGCCACGCCCCGCACCAGCAAGATTGCCGGCATGATGGCTGGCAATGCCCTGGACAAAGTTCCTCTGGTTAACATTCCCTCATTTGTCATTTGCCAAAAGCTGACGCAGATGGCAGGTGGTACCCCAACGCCTTGTATGCCCGCGCCTACTATGTGGCAGGATACATATCCTGCTAAAGTTGGTGGAGCCGAGGCGCTGCTGTTTCGCTCCTGCATCAACTGCCCGGTGGGACAAGGCAAGATTGAGTTTCTGACCTCGGGTCAGTTGCCGCTGCCACCTGATGTAAGTCAGGATCTGAAAGAAGTCGAGCAGGATGCCCAGGAATCGCTGGAAGCGGCAGAGAAGGAAAAGAACTCGGTAGGTGAGGCCAGCTTCGCCGAAGGCCTGATTCCGATTTGGGGCTCAGGTCGGGACCTTATTCATGCCGCCCAAACTGGTGACAAGATGGGCGTAGCCCTGAATGCCGCTTTCCTGGTCTGGGACGTGGCCTCCGTAGCAGCTGGGGTATTGAGCTTCGGCACAGCCACGGCAGGCATGATGGCAGGTAAAGCCGGGGTGCGGGCCGCCCTGAAAGCCGGGGGCAAGGTGGCGATGAGCGCGGCCAAGAAAAAGCTTGCTGCCACGGCGGCCAAGGCCCTGGCTCTCAAGAAAGGTATTCCCACCGCCCTGAAGGCGTTTTCCAAGAAAGTGCCCAAGCTCTGCGTCACGGCCTGTTTTCCGGCGGGCACGCCGGTAGCAGTGCAGGATGGATACAAGAATATCGAGGACATCCGGGTCGGTGACTTGGTCTGGGCTTGGCACGAAGAAACGGGTAACCTGGCCCTCAAGCCTGTGACGCAGACGATGTGCCGGGAATCGGATGCCATCATTGAGCTGCGCCTGGGCACCGATACAGTGCAGGCTACCCCCGAGCACCCCTTCTGGGCGAATGGGGCCTGGAAGCAGGCCGGCGAGTTAGTCGAGGGCGACGAGCTGCTGCGCTCGGATGGACAGACCATGCCCGTGCGCGAAGTCACCCACCACACGGAGCAGCCTACGACGGTGTACAACTTCGAGGTGGCCGACTGGCACACTTATCTCGTCAGCTGGTGGATGCTTGTGGTTCATAATACCACCATCTGTTTGAAAGGTACAGCAAAGAAAATAGCCAAGGCCGCCAAAAGTAAGAAGAAAGCTCTGATTCCATCCCCGACGAAGGTAAAGAGTAAGAGATTACAGTACTTAGGAAGAACTCCAGGGAAAAAATCTAGCACAGGTAAGGCCGTTATCAAACGGATGGAAGGAGAGAAAAAAATAAGAGAACTTACGGCTGGAAAGAAAGAAGTACTAGGGCCGGACGGCAATTGGTATGATATAGACAAAACGGATATGGGTCATCTTGATGACGCCGTAAGTTGGTGGAATAGAGAAGGAAGGCAGTATGGAGCAAAATCGAAAGAGGTAAGAGATTGGATGAAGGATGCCAAAAATTACGAACTTGAGCCTAGTAGTATAAACAGAAGCCGAGGTGCTCAATTAACCGAAACTTACTTGCCCCCTCTAAAATAA
- a CDS encoding phage baseplate assembly protein V, translated as MPELAEVIDLNDPQKLGRIKARYYWPVDEPKQAETGWLRVTTPYAGDGKGQLFTPEVGSQVLIAYEHSLAEFPVVLGNMFHPQNKQSAKYSNPQNNLKGMQTAGGNKFVMADAKGEQRILISNSNNKGTAVEVGFKGDGSITIKSNGPVTVLGSTITLEAGDKGEIVMHAKNVSIDAEENISLTAKKNIDLDGKDLGLQVGNNMQAQISSDLNMKAGGKAKLISSDTDVI; from the coding sequence ATGCCCGAGCTGGCCGAGGTAATCGATTTGAACGACCCGCAGAAGCTGGGCCGCATCAAGGCGCGCTACTACTGGCCCGTGGACGAGCCCAAACAGGCCGAAACCGGCTGGCTGCGGGTAACCACGCCCTACGCCGGCGACGGCAAAGGCCAGCTCTTTACGCCCGAAGTCGGCTCCCAGGTACTTATTGCCTACGAGCACAGCCTGGCCGAATTCCCGGTAGTGCTGGGCAACATGTTTCACCCCCAGAACAAGCAGAGCGCCAAGTATTCCAACCCCCAGAATAACCTGAAGGGGATGCAAACGGCCGGCGGCAACAAGTTTGTGATGGCCGATGCCAAGGGGGAACAGCGCATTCTGATTTCCAACTCCAACAACAAGGGCACGGCCGTCGAAGTCGGCTTCAAGGGCGATGGTAGCATCACCATCAAAAGCAATGGCCCGGTTACGGTGCTGGGAAGCACTATTACGTTGGAGGCCGGAGATAAAGGCGAAATCGTGATGCACGCCAAAAACGTCTCCATCGACGCAGAAGAGAATATCTCTCTGACGGCTAAGAAGAACATCGATCTGGATGGCAAAGATCTAGGCTTACAAGTCGGCAACAACATGCAGGCTCAGATCAGCAGTGACTTGAATATGAAAGCGGGTGGTAAAGCCAAGCTCATTTCCTCGGACACAGATGTAATCTAA
- a CDS encoding contractile injection system protein, VgrG/Pvc8 family: MFKGIITHIALSNSGDFANSFVLSGYSPTYLLEDGVQRRTFQKQGLQEIFNEVLKPYPRNLVSFQSPKPQHQPPVKYVVQYGESNYTFLSRLADSYGEWFYYDGESIRLGKPTDSQALPFTVIGTEGFSMAVELRPTKFKMGRYDYLAHKPYQGTSESQSLGKLNPFAAFALQKSDALFSQPSQFQADRHIRDQGQLDTAIKEWKANQVSGLVSFYGNGENTGFGVGKVIEVQGVSPTGKHDYGKYRLVEVSHTVQADQYQNTFTALPEAAEYPAPNPTCSPRPACPSWPR; the protein is encoded by the coding sequence GTGTTCAAGGGCATTATTACCCACATTGCCCTGTCCAACAGCGGCGACTTTGCCAACAGCTTCGTGCTCAGCGGCTACAGCCCCACGTACTTGCTGGAAGACGGCGTGCAGCGCCGCACTTTTCAGAAGCAGGGCCTGCAGGAAATCTTCAACGAGGTGCTTAAGCCCTACCCGCGCAATCTGGTCAGCTTTCAGTCTCCCAAGCCCCAGCACCAGCCGCCGGTGAAGTACGTGGTGCAGTACGGGGAAAGCAACTACACCTTCCTCTCCCGCCTGGCCGACTCCTACGGCGAGTGGTTTTACTACGACGGGGAGTCGATTCGCCTGGGCAAGCCTACCGATTCCCAGGCCCTGCCCTTCACCGTCATCGGCACCGAGGGCTTCTCTATGGCCGTCGAGCTGCGTCCCACCAAGTTTAAGATGGGCCGCTACGACTACCTGGCGCACAAACCCTACCAGGGCACCTCGGAAAGCCAGTCGCTGGGGAAACTCAACCCGTTTGCGGCCTTTGCCCTGCAAAAATCCGACGCCCTGTTTTCCCAGCCCTCCCAGTTTCAGGCCGACCGCCACATCCGGGACCAGGGCCAGCTCGATACGGCTATTAAGGAGTGGAAAGCCAACCAGGTCAGCGGCTTGGTGAGCTTCTACGGCAACGGCGAAAACACCGGCTTCGGGGTAGGCAAAGTCATTGAGGTGCAGGGCGTTTCGCCTACCGGCAAGCACGACTACGGCAAGTACCGCCTCGTGGAAGTAAGCCACACGGTGCAGGCTGACCAGTACCAGAACACGTTTACGGCCCTGCCCGAGGCCGCCGAGTACCCCGCTCCTAACCCCACGTGCAGCCCCCGGCCGGCATGCCCGAGCTGGCCGAGGTAA
- the tssD gene encoding type VI secretion system tube protein TssD, giving the protein MASFNGNLHLNGQLFPVTQCSYEFTQSADTRGRAAAKVRSGLITLSLVVPEGEELISWAADPHKKLSGVLAFSGIDQPMAHEELTFEQGICVSYEEVFEPNELSDDDSAYYCVIQIAAGQLTMGMSAKDSNWALTR; this is encoded by the coding sequence ATGGCTTCTTTCAATGGCAACCTGCACCTGAATGGGCAGCTGTTTCCCGTCACGCAGTGCAGCTACGAGTTTACCCAGAGCGCCGATACCCGGGGCCGGGCCGCGGCCAAGGTGCGCAGCGGCCTTATCACGCTGAGTTTGGTGGTGCCCGAGGGCGAGGAGCTGATCAGCTGGGCTGCCGACCCGCACAAAAAACTGAGCGGGGTACTGGCCTTCAGCGGTATCGACCAGCCTATGGCCCACGAGGAGCTTACTTTTGAGCAGGGCATCTGCGTGTCCTACGAAGAAGTATTTGAGCCCAACGAGCTGAGTGACGACGATTCAGCCTACTACTGCGTCATCCAGATTGCCGCCGGCCAGCTGACGATGGGCATGTCGGCTAAGGACAGTAACTGGGCCCTCACCCGCTGA